Genomic DNA from Alphaproteobacteria bacterium PA2:
GTCGCCCCACGCCGTTCTGGTGAACACCGCCCGGGGTGAAATCATCGACGAGAGCGCCCTGGCCGACATCCTCGCAGCCGGCGGCATAGCTGGCGCGGGACTGGACGTCTTCGAGTTCGAACCGGCCATCAATCCCAAACTGCTGGACCTGCCCAACGCCGTCCTCCTGCCGCACCTGGGTTCGGCCACGGTGGAGGCCCGCACGGAAATGGGCGAGAAGGTCATCATCAACCTCAAGACCTGGATGGACGGTCACCGACCGCCGGACCGGGTCCTGTCGTCAATGCTGTAGGTTTTTTGTTTTCGCGCATTTTGTCCGAAAACCGGTTCCCACTTTTCGGAATGCGCTAGCCGCCGCACACGGTGCAGCCAGGATCCGCGCCGATCCTCACCGTCCGGGTCTGGGCCGACAGGGCGTCATAGATCAGCAGTCGCCCGGTGAGGGCCTCTCCCGCACCGGTGATCACCTTGATCGCCTCCAGGGCCATCATCGAGCCGATCACCCCGGCCAGGGCGCCGATCACCCCCACGGCCGAGCAGGTCTCGGCGTCGGGCGGGATTTCAGGAACCAGGCAGCGATAGCAGGGCCTGGCGCCAAATACCCCGACCTGACCGGTCCAGCGACCAATGGCCCCCGAAACCAGGGGCAGGCCCAGCTGGACGCAGGCGCCATTGACCGCAAACCGGGTGGCGAAATCATCCGTGCCGTCCAGGACCAGGTCATGACCGCTCAGCAGGTCCACAGCGGTTTCAGCTGTCAGGGCCGCCCGGAGGCCGTTGATCTTCACATGATGGTTGAGGGCGGCCAGGCGCTCTGCAGCCGCCTCAACCTTTGGCCGCCCCAGATCGCCATCGGCATACAGCACCTGACGCTGCAGATTGCTGAGGTCGACAATGTCTGGATCAATGAGGGTCAGGGATCCCACCCCGGCGGCGGCCAGATAGAGGCTGACCGGAGCGCCAAGACCCCCTGCACCGACCACCGCGACCTTCGCCGCCTTCAGGGCCTGCTGGCCAGGGCCGCCCACCTCACGCAGGACCAGATGCCGGGCATAGCGCTCGACCTCGTCATCGCTGAAGCTCATGCCTAGACCACGTAACGGGCGCGGCGCGCCCTGTGGATGGCGCCTTCCAGGGCGTCGGCGAACTGGGCCTTTTCGGTGGGTCCCAGGGCCCGGGCCACCTGGGCCTCCTTGCCGGACAGGGCGACCCGCAGGTCCTGCAACTGGTCGTCATCGGCATAGAGATTGACCCGGGTGAAGGCGGTCGGGCTTTCCCAGACCAGCCGCACGGCCTTGGGGGTCTCATGGGTGATGCGAACGCTGCGGTCGGTCACCAGGACCCGCTCGATCTGACGGGCCGCCGCATAGCTGGCCAGGAAAGCCACCAGGATCGCCAGAACGTCCAGGCCCAGGAAGAAGGGGACGAAATAGGCCCCCATGGCCAGGAAGACGGCGGCGCATATGCAGTTCACCACCGTCACCACGGTGATCAGTATGATGAACCCCTTTTCCGACAGGGACCTGTGCGGCCGGATTTCGGCATCCATGAAGACGAGATCGTCCAAAGCCTCAAGCCTCGCGAAAATCGGACATGGCCCTAGAACTACGCCTGACGGGGCCTTGGCGAAAGGGGGGCGATCGCGTCATGGTCGGGGAATGGCCACCTCCCCCAGATCGACGCCCGCACGACGGCTTTCCACAGCCGAGCGGGCCCGCATTGCCGAGATCTTCGCCCGGTTCGAGACCGTGTCCGAGGACCCCCGCACCGAGCTGGACTATACCAGCCCCTACACCCTGGTGACCGCGGTCGCCCTGTCGGCCCAGGCCACGGACGTGCAGGTCAACAAGGCGACCGCGAAACTGTTCGCGGCGGCCGATACGCCCCAGGCCATGCTGGCCCTGGGCGAAGAGGGCCTGATCCCCCTCATCTCCTCCATCGGCCTCTTCCGGACCAAGGCGAAGAATGTCCTGGCGGCGGCGAAGATCATTGTCGAACAGCATGGCGGCGAGGTTCCCCTGAACCGCCAGGACCTCCAGGCCCTGCCTGGTGTCGGCCGCAAGACCGCCAGCGTGGTGCTGAATGAACTGGGCATTGAGCCCGCCATAGCCGTCGACACCCATGTCTTCCGGGTCTCGCACAGGTTGGGCCTGGCCCGGGGCAAGACCCCCGATCAGGTGGAGGCCGAGCTCATGGCCATTGTCCCGGACGCCGCCAAGGTCAGGGCCCACCATTGGCTGATCCTGCATGGACGCTATGTCTGCCTGGCCCGGCGACCGAAATGCGAAGAGTGCGTCCTGGCCGATCTCTGCCCTTCTAAGGGCAAGGCCTAGGGAATCAGCCGGGCGGGAAGGTCCAGGTCGCAGACGGTGAAGTCAGCGCCCCTTGCCTGGCGCGCCCTTGAAGCCAGCTTGCGGAAAGCTGCCGACCTGGCGTCCATAACCTCGACCCGGGGCCGCTCGCCGGGCGCCAGATCAGACGCCACCGTCACCTTCAGCATCTTGTCGGGCGCTGTCGGGGGCTCGCCCACGGCCATGGCCCGCACCACCTCCAGACCCAAAACCACCTTGCCCCAGACCGTGTAGTCCCGGTCGAGGCGCCGGCTGGACTCCCGCATGAAGAAGATCTCGGAATTGGCGCTGCCCGGATCGGCCTGGCGGCCCATGCCGGCGACGCCCGGGCAATAGGCCCCCCAGAGCCGCACCTTGCCTTCTGCGGAACGGGAAGCTTCCGCCAACGAGACCGCCTCAACGGGAACAGGGCCGACAAATCCCTGCTGGCTGTCGGTGGCTGACCGGACCGGGGAGAACGAACCAGGCGCCAGACGGGCGATGAATTCCGGCGCCAGGTCCGGATGACTCGAAACCCCGCCATCGCGGTTGTTGGGGTTTCCGGTCTGGTCGACAAAGCCCTCGATCACCCGGTGGAACTGAAGGCCGTCATAGACATGCTCCCGGGCCAGCAGCCGGATCCGCTCGACCGCCCTGGGCGCCAGATCTGGCGCCATGGCCACAAGTATGCGGCCCTTTGTCGTGTCGATGACCAGCAGGTTTTCAGGATCCACCGGCGTCCAGCCAGAAGACCTGGCCGGTGCCGCCCCGGCGGCGGATGCGGCCAGCAGGGCCGCTGTCAGGGCGGCGAAAAGCGGTATTCGAGCCATGATCCAGAACGCCTTCTTAAAATTCCCGGACTATAGAGGCTGCAGGCGCCTGCGCCTGCGTTGCCCCAGCCCGGCTTTACCTGTAGTCAGCCGCCCAAGTCGACCTTGCCGAAAGTTCCTGCCCCATGACGCTGCTTTATGACGTCGCCGCCATCGGCAATGCCATTGTCGATGTGATCGCGCCAGCGGAAGACGCCTTCCTCACAGCCGAGGGCCTGGACAAGGGCGCCATGATGCTGGTGGACGAGGCCCGCAGCACAGACCTCTATTCCCGCATGGCCGCCGGGGTTGAGACCTCGGGCGGGTCGGCCGGCAACACCATTGCCGGCGTCGCCAGCTTCGGCGGACGCGCCGCCTATCTGGGCAAGGTCGCCAAGGACCAGCTTGGGGATGTCTTCGCCCACGACATGCGGGCCATAGGCGCCCATTTCGACACCCCGCCCCTGATCGGCGGCCCGGCCACCGCCCGCAGCCTGATCAATGTGACCCCGGACGGCGAGCGCACCATGTGCACCTTCCTGGGCGCCTCCACTGAATTCACCGCTGAGGATGTCGACGCAAAGGTCATCGAGGCCGCGAAGATCGTCTATCTGGAAGGCTATCTGTTCGACGCCGAGTCCGCCCGCCGGGCCTTCGCCAAGGCCGCAGGCCTGGCCAGGGCCAGCGGCCGGATGATCGCCCTGACCCTGTCCGATGGCTTCGTGGCCGAGCGTCATCGCGAAGGTCTGCTGGCCTTCCTGGAAACCCAGGTGGATCTGGTCTTCGCCAACCACACCGAAGTCTGCACCCTGTTCGAGACCGACAACTTCCTGGAAGCCCTCAGCCGCCTGCGGACCAAGGTGAAGCTGGCGGCCGTGACCCGCGGGGCCGATGGCTCGGTCATCCTGCGCGGAACCGAAACCGTCGAAGTCGGCGCCTATCCCGTGGACAAGGTGATCGACACCACCGGCGCGGGCGATCAGTACGCCGCCGGCTTCATGTTCGGCCTGGCGGCCGACCGGCCCCTGCAGGTCTGTGGCCAGCTGGGGTCTCTGGCGGCGGCGGAAGTCATCTCGCACTATGGCCCCCGGCCCCAGGTTCGCCTGGCCGATCTGGCCGCGCAGAAGGGACTGTGACCATGGCGCGCACTGCCGAGGTTGTTCGCAATACCAGGGAAACCCAGATCGAGATCAGCCTTGATCTCGACGGAACCGGCGTGGCCGACGTCGCCACCGGTATCGGCTTCCTCGATCACATGCTGGACAGCTTTGCCCGTCATGGCGGCTTTGACCTGAAGGTCCGCACCAAGGGCGACCTGCACATCGACCAGCACCACACGGTGGAAGACACCGGCATTGTCCTGGGTCTGGCCTTCAACAAGGCCCTGGACGGCTTCAAGGGCGTCCGGCGTTTCGGCCACGCCTATATCCCCATGGACGAAACCCTGACCCGGTGCGCCCTGGACCTGTCCAACCGCCCCTATCTGATCTGGAAGGTGGCGTACAAGACCCCCAAGGTCGGCGACATGGACACCGAGCTGTTCAAGGAATTCCACCACGCCTTCGCCATGAACTGCGGCGCCTGTGTGCATCTGGAAACCCTCTATGGGGACAACAGCCACCACATAGCCGAGAGCGGCTTCAAGGCCCTGGCCCGCGCCCTGCGCGACGCCGTCGAGCTGGACCCCAAGACCCTGGGTCAGGCGCCTTCCACCAAGGGCGTACTCTGAAGCCCCATGAACAAGGTCGCCCTGATCGACTATGGCTCGGGCAATCTGCGCTCGGCCGAAAAGGCGCTCATCCGCGCCGCTGACGGCGGGGCGGAGATCGTCGTCACCTGCGCGCCGCAGGAGATCCTGGCCGCCGACCGCATAGTCCTTCCCGGGGTGGGCGCCTTCGCCGCCTGCATCCGCGCCTTCCAGGCCAGACCAGGTCTCGAGGATGCGCTCAATGAAGCGGTCCGCCACAAGGGCCGGCCCTTTCTGGGCATATGTGTCGGCATGCAGCTCATGGCCAGCCGCGGCCTGGAGTTCGGCGAGACTGCGGGCCTGGGCTGGATCGCCGGGGATGTGAAGCGCATCACCCCCAACAGCCCCGAGGCCAAGGTGCCCCACATGGGCTGGAACAGCCTGATTGATCCGCAGGGGCCGCCTCTGATCGCCCGGATCGGCGACGATCCCATGTATTTCACCCACTCCTTCGCATTCTTTCCGGACGACCCCGCCCATGTGGCGGCATATGTCGATCACGGCGGACCTTTCCCCGCCGCCGTCGCCCGGGACAATTTCGCGGGCGTGCAGTTTCACCCTGAAAAGTCACAGAGCGCCGGTCTGGCCCTGCTGGCGCGGTTCCTGGAGTGGCGACCTTGATTCTTTATCCGGCCATCGATCTGAAAGACGGCCAGTGCGTGCGCGTCCTGCATGGCGACCTCAATACGGCGACGGTGTTCAACGCCTCGCCCTCCGACCAGGCCAGGACCTGGGCCGACGCCGGTTTCCACTGGCTGCACGTGGTGGACCTGAACGGCGCTGTTGAAGGCCGGGCGATCAATGAGAAGGCCGTCGAGGCCATTCTCGAATCCGTCTCGGTGCCGGTCCAGCTGGGCGGCGGCATCCGCTCCCTCAAGGACATTGAACGGTGGATCGAGGCCGGGGTCTCCCGGGTGATCCTCGGCACCATCGCCGTGACCCTGCCGCACATTGTCAATGAAGCCTCCTTCCTCTGGCCCGAGCAGATCGCGGTCAGCGTCGACATCCGCGGCGGCAAGGTGGCCACCCAGGGCTGGACCGAAAGCACCGATCTTGACGCGGTCACCGTGGCCAAGCGGTTCGAAGACGGCGGGGTTGGCGCCCTGATCATCACCGACATCGACCGGGACGGCACGGTCATGGGCTTCAATGTCGAGGCCTTTGGCGCAATCGCCGACGCCGTCTCCATTCCGGTCATCGCCGCCGGGGGCCTGGCCACTGTGGACGACATTGTCCGTCTGCAGGCCTATAAGGGCACGCCCATCGCCGGGGCCGTTCTTGGTCGCGCCCTCTATAACGGCGCCATCAACCCGGCCGAGGCCCTGAAAGTCGCCCTCTGATGCTCAAGGTTCGCGTCATACCCTGTCTGGACGTCAAGGATGGCCGGGTGGTCAAGGGCGTGAACTTTGTCTCCCTGCGCGACGCCGGCGATCCGGTGGAACAGGCCAGCGCCTATGACGCAGCCGGCGCGGATGAGCTGATGTTCCTGGACATCACCGCCAGCCATGAGGGGCGCGGCGCCATTCTCGATGTCATCGCCCGGACCGCTGATGTCTGCTTCATGCCCCTGTCGGTGGGCGGCGGAATCCGCAAGGTCGAGGACGCCCGGCGTCTGTTGCTGGCCGGCGCCGACAAGATCAGCGTCAATACGGCGGCGGTGGAGAACCGGGCCCTTATCAGCGACTGCGCCGACGCCTTCGGATCCCAGGCCGTTGTGGTCGCCATTGACGCCAAGCGCACCCCGGACGGGGACTGGCGGGTTTTCACCTATGGCGGACGGACCGACACCGGCCTGGACGTGGTGGACTATGCCGTCGACGCCGTGAAGCGCGGCGCGGGCGAGATCCTGCTGACCTCCATGGACCGGGACGGCGCCAAGACCGGCTATGACCTCGACCTGCTGAAAGCCGTCACCTCGGCGGTCAATGTGCCGGTGATCGCCTCAGGCGGCGCCGGAAACGCCCGGCACATGGTGGACGCCGTCCTGACCGGCGGCGCGGATGCTGTTCTCGCTGCATCGATTTTCCACTTTGGCGAAGTTTCCATATCCCAGGTCAAGGCGGCCATGGCCGCAGCGCGCATACCTGTTCGCCAATTACCTGATCACCTGTCGGAGAAATTCGCATGAGCCGGTTTTCAGACGCCCTGGATCGCCTGTCAGCGACCATCGAGGCCCGCAAGGGCGCCGATCCCGCCAGCTCCTATACCGCCCAGCTCCTATCCCAGGGGGTGGAGCGCACCGCCAAGAAGTTCGGCGAGGAAGCGGTCGAGGTCGTGATTTCCGCGGTTCAGCGGGACAAGGACGGCCTGGCCGCCGAGAGCGCGGATCTGGTCTATCACTTCCTGGTCCTGCTGGCGGCCTCCGGGGTCACCCTGGACGACATCGCCTCCTGGCTGGAGAGCCGCGAAGGCCGGTCAGGCCTGGAAGAAAAGGCCTGGCGCAAGCAATAGATTCACCCGGCTCTGGCCTGGAAGGGCCACCAGCTGCGGATCCAGGTCACGAACCGGTCCCACAGGCTTGGCGGCGCCGCTGGTTTGGCGGGCACGAACCAGGACGGCGCGGCCGGCGGGGCGCAGTTCATCCGCATGCCGGTCCCCTTCAGGAAACCCCGGCGGATCTCTCCGGCGCGAATGGCGGCCTTGACCTTCCTGTCATGGGCCGCAGCGCCGCTGAGTTTACGCACCCAGCCGCGAAACGGCAGGACCGAGCGGGTCTTGTCGCGCACTTCGGCCAGACCAGCCCCCTTCACTTCATCGGCGATCTTCGCGGCCCGACTTCTGGTGTCCGGAGGCGGCGCCTCATCCAGATCGGGGCCGAGGGCCGCGTCCAGACGGCCGATTTCAGCCGCAATGGGTTCACATCGATCAAGCCCCGTCAGGGCATAGGGATCGGACCTGGCCCGGGACAGGACCTCCGGAATCGGCGTTTCCTTCAGGTTGAGGTCTTCCAGGGGCGCCAGGACCGCATCCCTTACGGTTTCCCGTGGGTGCACGCTGCCCTGGTCGGCGGCGGCGGCCGGACTGGCGAGACCCAGGGCGAGCAGGAGGGGCAGGACGTGGCGCATGGCCTGCGAGCCTAGACCCAATCGCGCTTGTTTTGCAGGCGCCTTGCTGGCGGCGGCTCCCTCCGCTGAGATTTGGGGCTGGTCAGATGCACCGCTTGCGGCAATCCTGCACCCATGGCGCTCAACTCCCTCACCACCCGCATTCTCGCCGGCCTGATTCTGGGCCTGGTCCTTGGCGCCCTGTCGCCGCACCTGGCGCCGCCCCTGGCTGCGCAGCTGGTCTCCACCAGTGAGGCCCTTGGCGGCATATGGCTCGACGCCTTGCGCATGACCATCATTCCCCTGGTCTTTTCCCTGCTGGTGGTGGGCGTCGCCCAGGCCGCTGGCGCCATGAAGAGCGGCGGCCTGCCCGGCCAGAGCCTGCTGGCCTTCGCTGTCATGTTGCTGGCTTCGACCACCATCGCGGCCTTCGCCACCCCTGCCCTGCTGGAAATCTGGCCCGCGGCCGGGCCTGCGGCCGAGGCCCTGCGCGCCTCAGCCCAGGGTCTGGGATCCCAGGTCCCGGCTTCGCCGCCCATCACGGAAATGCTGAAGTCCTTCATTCCCGCCAACCCGGTCAAGGCGGCGGCAGAAGGCGCCATGGCCTCCATTGTCTTCTTCGGTCTGGTGTTTGGTCTGGCCGCGACCCGTCTGGAAGCCGGTCGTCGCGACACCCTGTTTGGTCTGTTCGACGCCATCCAGGCCACCATGATGGTGATCGTCGACTGGGTGCTGAAGATCGCCCCCGTGGGGGTCTTCCTCCTGGCCTTTGTGGTCGGCGCCCGGACCGGCTTCGGCGCTGTGGGCATACTCAGCCAGTATGTGGTCATTGTCTCGATCATGTGCCTGCTGGCCGGGGTGCTTGGCCTGCTCATGGCGATCTTTGGCGGCCGGGTTCCCGTGGGCAAGCTGTTCACGGCCCTGATTCCGGTGGAGGCCATGGCCATCTCGACCCAGTCCTCCCTCGCCTCCCTGCCGGTCATGCTGGAAGCCACCGAAAAGCTGGGCGTCCCCCAGGGCGTGCGGGGTCTGGTCCTGCCCATGGCCGTGGCCCTGTTCCGCATCACCAGTCCGGCCGGCAATCTGGCTGTGGCCATCTATGTGGCGCACATTTACGGGGTGCATCTGGGCCCGGCCCAGCTGGCGGTGGGCGTCGTGGTCGCCTGCATCGTCAGCCTGGCGGCCGTTGGCGTCGCCAGTTCCGTGACCTTCTTCACAACCCTGGTGCCGATCTGCGGGGCCATGGGTGTTCCCATGGAACTCCTGCCCCTGCTTCTGGCCGTGGAAACCTTCCCTGACTTTTCCCGGACCATAGGCAATGTCACGGGCGATGTGGGCATCACCGCCTGGGCGGCGCGCTGGGGCAAGGGCAAGGCGGAGTCCTAGGTCCGCGGGTGACGTTTGAGGGCCACATAGAGGGCTCCTTCCCCTCCGTGTCGCCGCTGCGCCTCTGAAATTCCGGCCACCACATCGCGAAGTCTGGCGTCGGCCAGCCATTCCGGGGTCATGCGCCGCAGGATTCCATCGCCGCGCACCCCCTTGCCGGTAATCACCAGAACCGCCCGCATGCCCTCATTCCAGCTGCGGAAGATGAAGGCCTCCAGCACGATCCGCGCCCGGGCCTGATCCATGCCGTGCAGGTCGATATGGGCGCCGATCGGGTCGCGTTCCTTTGCAATGCGATGACGACGCCCGGGCTCAATGGTTTTGGATGGCGGCGGCGGCGCCATGCGGGGCCCTGTGGGAACCGGCCCGGGGATCAGTCCGCCTATTCCCGGCTTCTGCGGCGAGAGGGCGTCGCCCAGGGGCTGGGGATCGCCCGAGGCCTGCGGCCTTTCCGGGTGGCTGCGTCCCGGCAGAGGGTGGACCGTCGAGGCCACCATGGACCAGAGCCTCTGTTCCTCCGGGCGGACCGGTCGTTTCACGGCCTGGGAACCAGGTGATGCATGCGCAGGACATGCCGGACCCGGCCGGCCTCCAGACCTGCGGCGGCGCCCTGACCCAGATAGAGGTCGGCGCGGATCTCGCCCTTGATGGCGCCCCCGGTGTCCAGGGCGCTCACCAGCCGGCGATAGGCCGGGAAGGCGCCAGACAGGTTGGGGGCGTCGGCGTCGATCCAGATGAGTTCGCCATAACTGTGATGCCGTGGGTCCACGGCGATCGCCCGACCGGTCGGCAGGGGCAGGCCCGCCGCCCCCAGGGGCGCGACGCCGTCATCCGGGGCGGTGCGGAAGAAGGCGTAGCGGGGATTGAGCTGCATGACCGTCTGGGCTTCGGGACCCCTGTGGGCGGCCAGCCAGCTGCGGATCGCCTCGCCCGAGGTTCCGTTTTCCGGCAGCAGGCCCTGGCGACGCATGGGCGTGGCGATCCCGACAAAGGGCAGACCATTATTGCCTGCATAGAGCACCTTCTCCCGGCGACCATCCTCATAGGTCAGGACTCCGGATCCCTGGATCTGCAGGAAGAACAGGTCTTCCGGTCGCATCCAGGCCAGGGCGTCGGCGGTGGGCTGGGCCTCGATGGCGGCGCGATCGGGATAGGGGGTGAGGACGCCCCGGGGCCCGGACTTCAGGATCTGGCCGTCCTTGACCACCATATCGGCAGGCCTTGGCCGGACCGGGGCGTTGAAGTCTTCGTCGGGCGCTGTCCGGGCTTCGTATTCCGGGGCGAAATAGGCGGTGAGAATCCCCTCACCTGTCAGGCGCTCGGGGCGGAAATTGTCTTCGAAAAACGCCCGGGCGTGGGCCTGGTCAGGGTCGACCATGGTCTGGGCGCGGCGGCAGACCACGCCCATGTCCCGGTCCCGGGCGGCATGACAGGTCTGGCGAAAGGCCCGGAAGGCTGCGGCGTGATCTTCCTTTTCCCAACCGGGCAGGTCTGAAAACCGCTCCCGCACGGCGGCGGGTCTGGGCGGCGGCGGGGCTGGAGCCGGCTCTGAAACCGGAGGCCTCGCCACAGGAGTCGGTCGCGGGGTGGGCGCGGGCTTTGGCGCGCTGGCGCAGGCGCTGAGGATCAGCAGGGCCGCAACGGCCACCAGCCTGCCCGCCCGCAAGACCCTAGGCTTCCGCAGCGCCGACCTGGACCAGAATCCAGTTGGGATTTCGGCTGTCCAGCGACCGTTCAAATGTCCAGAGTTCGGCCGTACGACGATCCTCGACCCCTTCGCCTTCCGGTCCCTTGGTGCGGCTGCGCAACTCACCGAGGAAACGGACAGTCAGGCGGGCCTTGTCGCCCTCGACCAGAGCCTTTTCGAGATCAGCCCGGGGAATCTGGAGAAATTCGACAGCTTCCGTCCGGCCTTCGGTTTCACGCCGGGTGATTTCACCTTCAAAGGCGGCCATGACCGGCGGCGACAGGAGATCCTTCAGGGTTTCCCGGTCGCCCGCCGCGAAGGCTTCCACGATTTTCTGATAGGCCGTCCGGGCGCCATTGAGGAAGCTGAGCAGCTCAAAACTGCTGTCCCGGGCCTTGAGGGCGGCCAGACCACCGCCGGCGACCTCATCGGAGACTGGCGTCTCGAGGACCGGCGCCGGATCTCCGGCGGTCGGACTCACGGCGGCGGGTGACGCATTGTCTTCGGGCTGCCGGCCGACCCTGCGGCCCAGCACGGAATAGAGCTGGAACAGGACCACGGCGGCCAGGGCGGCAAAGAGGATCATCTGGAGCACTTAGGGTTCGTGCCTCACCTGGGTTACGGAAGTCTTCATATAGGGTGTTCTTCCCGCCGCGTCAGGGCTGTCATTGCATCAGCCCCAACCTCATGTTAGCAGCCCCGGCCTTGAAAGGGATGTAAACGGACATCCCGATCCCGACGGGAACATGCCATGAGCGATACAGATCAGTCCGCAGCGCCAGAAGTAAACGGCCAGTCTGCTGAGCCCGGCATCCGGATCATGACCCAGTTCATCCGCGATCTCAGCTTCGAGAACCCCCTGGCGCCGGACGTCCTGCGCTCGGGCGGCCCCCAGCCGCAGATCGACATGGGCGTGGAAATGAACGCCCGCGGTCGCGACGATGGTCTCTATGAAGTCGACCTCAAGCTCTCGGCCCGGGCCATGCGCGAGGACGGCCCCCTGTTCGTGGTCGAGCTGCTTTATGGCGGCCTGTTCGCCATTGAGGGCGTTTCGGCCGAGGACATGGAAATGGTCCTGCTGGTGGAATGCCCCCGCTTCCTCTTCCCCTATGCCCGGCGGATCATCGGCGACGTCACCACGGACGGCGGCTTCCCCCCCTTCCTGCTCGATCCCATCGACTTCGCCGGCGTCTATGCCGCGCGCAAGGCCCAGGCCGAAGGTGAGGGCGTGGTGGTCGGCAACGCCTAGAGGCTGTTTCGATCCGATAATTGGGAAGCCGGTGCTAGACCCCGTGCTTCTTCCACATCTCGCTCTTGAGATGGCCCAGGACGAAGGCGGCGTGCGCCGCGCGCTCGGCTTCGCTTGACCGGGGCGCCAGGGGCCTCGATCTCGGGCCATAGGCGTTTTCGCGCAGGGTCCCGAAGGCCGCGGTCTGCGTCTCGGCCACCAGTTCAAGGGTGCGCTCCCGGCCGCCCTTGAGTTCCAGATAGACCGCCGCCAGCAGGCGGGCGTCGATCAGGGCGCCGTGTTTTTCCCGTTCGGACAGGGAAATCTTGAAGCGCTTGCACAGGGCGTCGAGGGAATTGTGCATGCCGGGAAACCGCAGGCGGGCCAGGGCCAGGGTGTCGACCCACCGCGCTTCGGGCAGGGGCGCCATGCCGATGGTGTTCAGCTCCCAGTTCACGAAGGCCCGGTCAAAGCCGGCATTGTGCGCCACCAGGGGCGCATCTCCGACAAAGTCGAGGAAGGCCAGGGCGACTTCAGGGTCCGCGAATTTCGGCTTGCCCCGCAGGAAATCGGCCGACAGGCCGTGAACCTTCTCGGCCTCGGGGGGCATGTCCCGTTCAGGATCGATATAGATGTGGAAACTGCGCCCCGTCGGGATGAAGTCTTCGATTTCCAGGGCGGCGAGCTCCACCAGCCGGTGGCCCAGATGGGGCTCGAATCCGGTGGTTTCAGTATCGAGGACAATCTCGCGGGCCATGATGTTTCATGGCGCGTTTCGCGGGCCCGGGCAACTTGGCTTGGGGCATGTTCCCACAGGCGGGAGCTCGCGCCTGTGGATCAGGACTCCCGGCGGGACTTCAGGGTTCCGGCCGCCGCCCGGGCCCGTATATCGGCGATGACCGTGGTCACCTGTTCCTGGGCTGCTTCGAGACCCCTGCCGGTGTCGATCACATAGTCAGCCCGGGCGCGCTTTTCCGCATCCGGCGTCTGGCGCGACAGGATGGCGTCCAGGCGCTCCGGCGTCATGCCTTCCCGGGCCAGGACCCGCTCGCGCTGCATTTCCGCCGGCGCCGAGACCACCGCTACCGCGTCCATGTTCCGCTCGCCGCCGGTTTCAAACAGCAGGGGAATGTCCAGGACCACCAGATCGGCCTTGGCCGCGACGGCCTTCTCAAAGAAGGCCACCCGGTCCTTGCCCAGCAGGGGATGAACCACGGAATTCAGTCTGGCCATGGCTTCGTCATTGCCCAGCACCCTCTGGCGCAGGGCCTCGCGGTCCACGGCGCCGTCCCGGGTCACCCCTGGAAAAGCCGCCTCGAGGGGCGCCACAGCCGCTCCGCCCTTCAGATAGATTTCCGCCACCGCGGCGTCGGCGTCATA
This window encodes:
- a CDS encoding phosphoribosyl-ATP diphosphatase, which codes for MSRFSDALDRLSATIEARKGADPASSYTAQLLSQGVERTAKKFGEEAVEVVISAVQRDKDGLAAESADLVYHFLVLLAASGVTLDDIASWLESREGRSGLEEKAWRKQ
- a CDS encoding dephospho-CoA kinase codes for the protein MITLGLTGSIGMGKSTTAAMFREAGIPVYDADAAVAEIYLKGGAAVAPLEAAFPGVTRDGAVDREALRQRVLGNDEAMARLNSVVHPLLGKDRVAFFEKAVAAKADLVVLDIPLLFETGGERNMDAVAVVSAPAEMQRERVLAREGMTPERLDAILSRQTPDAEKRARADYVIDTGRGLEAAQEQVTTVIADIRARAAAGTLKSRRES
- the dnaQ gene encoding DNA polymerase III subunit epsilon, with protein sequence MAREIVLDTETTGFEPHLGHRLVELAALEIEDFIPTGRSFHIYIDPERDMPPEAEKVHGLSADFLRGKPKFADPEVALAFLDFVGDAPLVAHNAGFDRAFVNWELNTIGMAPLPEARWVDTLALARLRFPGMHNSLDALCKRFKISLSEREKHGALIDARLLAAVYLELKGGRERTLELVAETQTAAFGTLRENAYGPRSRPLAPRSSEAERAAHAAFVLGHLKSEMWKKHGV
- a CDS encoding preprotein translocase subunit Tim44; protein product: MLQMILFAALAAVVLFQLYSVLGRRVGRQPEDNASPAAVSPTAGDPAPVLETPVSDEVAGGGLAALKARDSSFELLSFLNGARTAYQKIVEAFAAGDRETLKDLLSPPVMAAFEGEITRRETEGRTEAVEFLQIPRADLEKALVEGDKARLTVRFLGELRSRTKGPEGEGVEDRRTAELWTFERSLDSRNPNWILVQVGAAEA
- a CDS encoding DNA mismatch repair protein MutS yields the protein MVASTVHPLPGRSHPERPQASGDPQPLGDALSPQKPGIGGLIPGPVPTGPRMAPPPPSKTIEPGRRHRIAKERDPIGAHIDLHGMDQARARIVLEAFIFRSWNEGMRAVLVITGKGVRGDGILRRMTPEWLADARLRDVVAGISEAQRRHGGEGALYVALKRHPRT
- a CDS encoding protein-export chaperone SecB, which gives rise to MSDTDQSAAPEVNGQSAEPGIRIMTQFIRDLSFENPLAPDVLRSGGPQPQIDMGVEMNARGRDDGLYEVDLKLSARAMREDGPLFVVELLYGGLFAIEGVSAEDMEMVLLVECPRFLFPYARRIIGDVTTDGGFPPFLLDPIDFAGVYAARKAQAEGEGVVVGNA
- a CDS encoding dicarboxylate/amino acid:cation symporter, whose amino-acid sequence is MALNSLTTRILAGLILGLVLGALSPHLAPPLAAQLVSTSEALGGIWLDALRMTIIPLVFSLLVVGVAQAAGAMKSGGLPGQSLLAFAVMLLASTTIAAFATPALLEIWPAAGPAAEALRASAQGLGSQVPASPPITEMLKSFIPANPVKAAAEGAMASIVFFGLVFGLAATRLEAGRRDTLFGLFDAIQATMMVIVDWVLKIAPVGVFLLAFVVGARTGFGAVGILSQYVVIVSIMCLLAGVLGLLMAIFGGRVPVGKLFTALIPVEAMAISTQSSLASLPVMLEATEKLGVPQGVRGLVLPMAVALFRITSPAGNLAVAIYVAHIYGVHLGPAQLAVGVVVACIVSLAAVGVASSVTFFTTLVPICGAMGVPMELLPLLLAVETFPDFSRTIGNVTGDVGITAWAARWGKGKAES
- a CDS encoding transglycosylase is translated as MRKPRVLRAGRLVAVAALLILSACASAPKPAPTPRPTPVARPPVSEPAPAPPPPRPAAVRERFSDLPGWEKEDHAAAFRAFRQTCHAARDRDMGVVCRRAQTMVDPDQAHARAFFEDNFRPERLTGEGILTAYFAPEYEARTAPDEDFNAPVRPRPADMVVKDGQILKSGPRGVLTPYPDRAAIEAQPTADALAWMRPEDLFFLQIQGSGVLTYEDGRREKVLYAGNNGLPFVGIATPMRRQGLLPENGTSGEAIRSWLAAHRGPEAQTVMQLNPRYAFFRTAPDDGVAPLGAAGLPLPTGRAIAVDPRHHSYGELIWIDADAPNLSGAFPAYRRLVSALDTGGAIKGEIRADLYLGQGAAAGLEAGRVRHVLRMHHLVPRP